The following proteins are co-located in the Trichormus variabilis 0441 genome:
- a CDS encoding DMT family transporter, with amino-acid sequence MIVIKFRGRSRLIHRVSGQVYLWLAIFIFGASSAVTRKLTEIGARHFIDGRNPISLCNVLFVGNLCALMVMLLIYNRQWNKATLAQLSKKDWLGLTAVAILSGALAPGLIFQALSLTGVNNVILVGRLEPTLALALSVWLLKERIGFGEFIGAIAAFTGVILTIILQPPGSDMMNMGGWQLGLGELLVALGSITLAISTIIGKKYLTHIPLGIYSIFRTALGTVIFFFIALLLYGRDHFADVFSPFLWQWMFLYGGVIVVVGQSFWIIGLKSSTVSTASLVASFTPIAGIMAAYFILGEVPTMAQYLGGSLIMLGIFLSQVSKSRQTSHKSPIASTPTEQKVEMDIGFKGI; translated from the coding sequence GTGATTGTGATTAAATTTAGAGGACGAAGTCGCCTAATCCACAGAGTTTCTGGACAAGTATATCTTTGGCTAGCCATCTTCATTTTTGGTGCATCTAGTGCAGTTACCCGGAAGCTCACGGAAATTGGCGCTCGTCACTTTATTGATGGACGCAATCCCATTTCTTTATGTAATGTTTTGTTTGTGGGGAACTTATGCGCCTTGATGGTGATGCTCCTCATCTATAACAGACAGTGGAACAAAGCTACTTTAGCGCAACTGTCCAAGAAGGATTGGCTTGGTTTAACAGCAGTAGCCATATTATCAGGAGCGCTAGCGCCTGGCTTAATTTTTCAAGCATTGTCACTCACAGGGGTGAATAATGTGATTTTGGTGGGACGCTTAGAACCAACTCTTGCTTTGGCTTTATCGGTTTGGTTGTTAAAAGAGCGGATCGGTTTTGGGGAATTTATCGGAGCGATCGCCGCATTTACTGGTGTTATCTTAACTATTATCCTTCAACCTCCGGGGTCAGACATGATGAATATGGGAGGTTGGCAATTGGGTTTAGGAGAATTGCTAGTAGCCTTAGGGTCTATCACTTTAGCTATTTCTACAATTATCGGTAAAAAATATTTAACTCATATCCCTTTAGGAATTTACAGCATCTTTCGGACTGCACTGGGAACCGTTATCTTTTTCTTTATTGCTCTATTACTCTATGGTAGAGATCATTTTGCTGATGTCTTCTCACCATTTTTGTGGCAATGGATGTTTCTTTATGGTGGTGTAATTGTGGTTGTAGGTCAGTCATTCTGGATTATAGGGTTGAAAAGTTCTACTGTCTCCACAGCATCCTTAGTTGCTTCATTTACACCAATTGCAGGTATTATGGCAGCTTATTTCATATTAGGTGAAGTCCCGACGATGGCTCAATATCTTGGTGGTAGCTTGATTATGCTAGGTATCTTTCTCAGCCAAGTTAGCAAAAGCCGTCAAACTTCTCATAAATCTCCAAT